One stretch of Acanthochromis polyacanthus isolate Apoly-LR-REF ecotype Palm Island chromosome 16, KAUST_Apoly_ChrSc, whole genome shotgun sequence DNA includes these proteins:
- the msgn1 gene encoding mesogenin-1, whose amino-acid sequence MDLEDVTAKLLSEWKSHESAFGENLESLQSSSPESAMDSMCSSPEMCYSSDNQEIQDFGFRGRKVTPAAQKQSKTKMSTKRRMKASEREKMRMRSLAKALHQLRDYLPPDYSKTGQPLTKIQTLKYTIEYINKLSDILSRA is encoded by the coding sequence ATGGATCTGGAGGATGTTACAGCCAAATTACTGTCCGAGTGGAAGAGCCATGAGAGCGCTTTTGGAGAAAATCTGGAGTCACTTCAGTCCTCCTCACCGGAGTCTGCCATGGACTCCATGTGCTCCTCGCCAGAGATGTGCTACTCCAGCGACAACCAAGAGATCCAAGATTTTGGCTTCAGGGGGCGCAAAGTGACTCCGGCGGcgcaaaaacaaagcaagacaaaaatgtccacCAAAAGACGCATGAAGGCCAGCGAGAGGGAGAAGATGCGGATGAGGAGCCTTGCGAAGGCTCTGCACCAGCTCCGTGACTACCTGCCGCCAGACTACAGCAAGACAGGCCAGCCCCTGACCAAGATACAAACGCTCAAATACACCATTGAATACATCAACAAGCTCTCGGACATCCTGAGCCGCGCATAA
- the si:ch211-51e12.7 gene encoding basic proline-rich protein, with protein MDAETEEKVTETSKTSKDESEKSVTELKFRGRGFRGRGRGGRLNRGGMRGGRGMMKSFGPPGRGRGRMKDPDMNGFGPMRGMGRMRPYPDLRGHRGRGGPMGMGPPPPPPPPHMHLRGPFPPMPRHGPPPPPPPGHPGFRGRPPHPRGRGMPPPGPPRHFHPRGPRGYHNGPVSPPPHPPPGRGQRWPGPPGGRRF; from the exons ATGGATGCAGAAACAGAAGAGAAGGTCACAGAAACTTCTAAAACTTCCAAGGATGAATCTGAGAAATCTGTAACTGAACTCAAATTCAG GGGTCGTGGTTTCAGAGGCCGTGGCCGAGGTGGGCGTTTGAACCGAGGTGGTATGCGTGGTGGACGGGGCATGATGAAAAGTTTTGGTCCACCGGGACGTGGGAGGGGTCGAATGAAGGACCCAGATATGAATGGCTTTGGGCCAATGAG AGGAATGGGGAGGATGCGACCTTACCCAGACCTTAGAGGTCACCGAGGTAGGGGTGGACCAATGGGCATGggtcctccccctcctcccccacctcctcaCATGCACCTCAGAGGACCCTTCCCACCCATGCCCAG GCATGGACCCCCTCCACCCCCTCCTCCAGGTCACCCTGGTTTCAGAGGGCGTCCACCACACCCTCGAGGTCGTGGCATGCCACCCCCTGGACCTCCACGTCACTTCCACCCCCGTGGCCCAAGAGG CTACCACAATGGACCGGTCTCTCCTCCGCCTCACCCCCCACCTGGCAGAGGCCAGAGGTGGCCAGGCCCCCCTGGTGGCCGACGCTTTTAA
- the mrps10 gene encoding probable 28S ribosomal protein S10, mitochondrial yields MAAPTALKRELLPLARILGGISHLKPRSLTVCSGHRKCSVTRSCLPLTPSTSFHTATFLSSSPSAITVTEEPDTLFQKLLVSVKSHDSAVLDSYEFFATMAAKELGITIGKVFEPPKDIKRMTLLKSVHIFKKHRVQYEMRTHYRCIELSHITGSTAKVYLEYIQRNLPEGVAMEVKKTAMEKVPDHILKPLWEDVPAEDKPGQ; encoded by the exons ATGGCTGCCCCCACGGCTCTAAAGCGAGAATTGTTACCTTTGGCAAGGATATTGGGTGGAATCTCACATTTG AAACCCAGAAGTTTGACGGTCTGTTCAGGTCACAGGAAATGTAGTGTAACACG GTCCTGTCTTCCATTGACACCCAGCACTTCCTTCCACACAGCGACATTCTTATCATCGTCACCCTCAGCA atcacagttacAGAGGAGCCGGACACGTTGTTCCAGAAGCTGCTTGTTTCGGTCAAAAGTCATGACAGCGCCGTGTTGGACAGCTATGAGTTCTTTGCCACTATGGCGGCTAAAGAGCTGGGAATCACCATCGGGAAAGT TTTTGAGCCTCCCAAGGACATAAAGAGAATGACACTCCTGAAGTCAGTGCACATCTTCAAAAAGCACAGGGTCCAGTATGAGATGAGAACACACTACCGGTGCATTGAG ctgtCTCACATAACGGGCAGCACAGCAAAGGTTTACCTCGAATACATTCAGAGGAACCTTCCTGAAGGCGTAGCCATGGAGGTCAAAAAG ACTGCCATGGAGAAGGTTCCAGATCACATCCTCAAGCCCCTGTGGGAAGACGTCCCCGCTGAAGACAAGCCCGGCCAGTGA